From Selenomonas ruminantium AC2024, a single genomic window includes:
- the hemW gene encoding radical SAM family heme chaperone HemW, whose translation MQWGVYIHIPFCRQKCFYCDFPSFAGKENRMEAYVEALCQQVKIQGLSYRQKWGIPATIYIGGGTPTALPQALMEKVLAAVTEAFGTEIGEFTVECNPGTVDGDYFKILQAGGVNRLSFGVQSFQDALLKKIGRIHSGAEACEAVKLAQQAGFVNISVDLMYGLPGQNLTDLQASVAQADTLGIQHISIYGLQVEEGTAFARMEEMGKLPLPTEDEAEAMYDYMTKQLPQLGYQRYEVSNFAKAGFESRHNRSYWHDVPYLGLGAAAHSYLEGKRYAAVTDIEAYTVGIKNGQEIWELEEEPSFEHAMEEFAFLALRTAEGISRKAFRDKFQRELDEVYGQVMADLRGQGLLVVDQAGCRLTEKGFKYGNLAFAEFILS comes from the coding sequence ATGCAATGGGGAGTTTATATACATATTCCCTTTTGCCGGCAAAAGTGCTTCTACTGTGATTTTCCCTCCTTTGCGGGGAAGGAAAATCGCATGGAGGCTTATGTGGAGGCCCTGTGTCAGCAAGTGAAGATACAGGGCCTTTCTTATCGGCAAAAATGGGGAATACCTGCCACCATCTATATCGGTGGCGGCACGCCTACGGCTCTGCCGCAGGCGCTTATGGAAAAAGTTCTAGCAGCAGTGACGGAAGCTTTTGGGACTGAAATTGGTGAGTTTACCGTGGAATGCAATCCCGGTACGGTGGATGGAGATTATTTTAAAATTCTGCAGGCTGGCGGTGTCAACCGTTTGAGTTTTGGCGTGCAGAGTTTTCAGGACGCACTGCTCAAAAAAATCGGCAGGATTCATAGTGGTGCCGAGGCCTGTGAGGCTGTGAAGCTGGCGCAGCAGGCAGGTTTTGTAAATATCAGCGTGGATTTGATGTACGGCCTGCCGGGACAGAATCTAACGGATTTGCAGGCGAGTGTGGCGCAGGCAGATACGCTAGGGATTCAGCATATTTCCATCTACGGTCTGCAGGTGGAGGAGGGGACGGCCTTTGCCCGCATGGAGGAAATGGGCAAACTGCCTCTGCCAACAGAGGATGAGGCAGAGGCCATGTATGACTATATGACCAAGCAGTTGCCGCAGCTGGGCTATCAGCGCTACGAGGTGTCCAACTTTGCCAAGGCGGGCTTCGAGAGCCGTCATAATCGGAGTTATTGGCATGATGTGCCCTATCTGGGATTGGGGGCAGCGGCCCACTCCTATTTGGAGGGGAAGCGTTATGCTGCCGTGACGGATATTGAGGCGTATACTGTCGGGATAAAAAATGGACAGGAAATCTGGGAATTGGAGGAAGAACCGAGTTTTGAGCATGCCATGGAAGAATTTGCCTTTCTGGCGCTGCGTACGGCAGAGGGAATTTCGCGCAAGGCGTTTCGTGATAAATTCCAGCGGGAACTCGATGAAGTCTATGGTCAGGTCATGGCAGATTTGCGCGGCCAGGGGTTATTGGTGGTTGATCAGGCAGGCTGCCGCTTGACGGAAAAAGGCTTCAAATATGGGAATTTGGCCTTTGCTGAATTTATTTTGTCATAA
- the lepA gene encoding translation elongation factor 4, with translation MQNKHIRNFSIIAHIDHGKSTIADRLIEYTGTLTQREMEAQVLDSMDLERERGITIKAQTVRLDYKGKDGEMYQLNLIDTPGHVDFTYEVSRSLAACEGALLVVDAAQGVEAQTLANVYMALENDLEIVPVINKIDLPSADPDRVKEEIENTIGLDATDAVLASAKTGIGIEEILDAIVERIPAPEGDEEAPLQALIFDSFFDSYKGVIAHVRVKQGKIKKGMRLKMMATGKTFEVTDVGCFKPQPVDVGELNMGEVGFVAGSLKDVRDVRVGDTITFADRPAAEPLPGYRGVTPMVYCGLYPVESADYDNLKDALEKMQINDAALVFEPETSVALGFGFRCGFLGLLHMDVIQERLEREYHLKLITTAPSVIYHVFKTDGSVLNVSNPAELPPQTEIEHIEEPFVKATVIVPNDFVGAVMEISQDKRGVFKNMDYLDTNRVMITYHIPLNEIIFDYFDRLKSATKGYASLDYELADYQESKLVKVDILLNGDPVDALSTIVHKDRAQSRGRQLASKLKEIIPQQMFEIPIQAAIGSKVIARENVRARRKDVLAKCYGGDISRKRKLLEKQKEGKKRMKAVGSVEVPQEAFMAILKID, from the coding sequence ATGCAGAACAAGCATATTCGCAATTTCTCGATTATCGCACATATCGACCATGGCAAATCGACCATTGCGGACCGATTGATTGAATATACGGGAACGCTGACGCAGCGTGAGATGGAAGCCCAGGTCCTCGACAGCATGGACTTGGAGCGTGAGCGCGGCATTACGATTAAGGCGCAGACTGTGCGCCTCGATTACAAGGGCAAGGATGGGGAGATGTATCAGCTCAATCTCATCGACACCCCGGGCCATGTGGATTTTACCTATGAGGTTTCCCGTAGTTTGGCCGCTTGCGAAGGGGCGCTGCTCGTAGTAGACGCCGCACAGGGCGTTGAGGCGCAGACGCTTGCGAACGTCTATATGGCGCTCGAAAACGATTTGGAAATCGTGCCGGTTATCAATAAGATTGACCTGCCTAGTGCTGACCCTGACCGCGTAAAGGAAGAAATCGAAAATACCATTGGGCTTGATGCCACGGATGCGGTGTTGGCTTCGGCCAAAACTGGTATCGGCATTGAAGAAATCCTCGATGCCATCGTTGAACGCATTCCGGCACCGGAAGGGGATGAAGAGGCACCCCTGCAGGCGCTTATCTTTGACTCCTTCTTCGATTCCTACAAGGGTGTTATCGCTCATGTGCGCGTAAAGCAGGGCAAAATCAAGAAGGGCATGCGACTCAAGATGATGGCTACGGGCAAGACTTTTGAGGTCACGGATGTGGGCTGTTTTAAGCCGCAGCCAGTGGATGTCGGTGAGCTCAATATGGGCGAGGTTGGCTTTGTGGCCGGTTCTCTGAAAGACGTCCGCGATGTGCGGGTAGGCGATACCATCACCTTTGCTGACAGGCCTGCGGCAGAGCCGCTGCCGGGCTATCGTGGTGTTACGCCGATGGTCTACTGCGGCCTGTATCCGGTGGAAAGTGCTGATTACGACAACCTCAAGGACGCTCTCGAAAAGATGCAGATTAATGATGCGGCCTTGGTCTTTGAGCCGGAAACTTCTGTGGCTTTGGGCTTTGGTTTCCGTTGTGGCTTCTTGGGCTTGCTGCATATGGACGTTATTCAGGAGCGTTTGGAGCGTGAGTATCATCTGAAACTTATCACGACGGCGCCTTCGGTTATCTACCATGTGTTTAAGACGGATGGTTCTGTCTTAAATGTCAGCAATCCGGCAGAATTGCCGCCGCAGACGGAGATTGAGCATATTGAGGAGCCGTTTGTGAAGGCAACGGTGATTGTGCCCAATGATTTTGTCGGTGCGGTTATGGAGATTTCGCAGGACAAGCGGGGCGTGTTCAAGAATATGGACTACCTCGATACCAACCGTGTCATGATTACCTACCATATTCCGCTGAACGAAATCATTTTTGACTACTTTGACCGTCTGAAATCGGCGACCAAGGGCTATGCTTCGCTGGACTATGAACTGGCAGATTATCAGGAATCGAAGCTCGTGAAGGTGGATATCCTCTTGAACGGCGACCCGGTGGATGCGCTCTCGACGATTGTGCACAAGGATAGAGCCCAGAGCCGTGGCCGTCAGCTGGCGTCCAAGCTCAAGGAAATCATTCCGCAGCAGATGTTTGAGATTCCCATTCAGGCGGCGATTGGCTCCAAGGTCATCGCGCGTGAAAACGTGCGGGCACGGCGCAAGGACGTTTTGGCCAAATGCTATGGCGGCGATATTTCCCGTAAGCGCAAACTGCTCGAAAAGCAGAAGGAAGGCAAGAAGCGCATGAAAGCCGTTGGCTCGGTGGAAGTGCCGCAGGAAGCCTTTATGGCGATTTTGAAGATTGACTAA
- the rpsT gene encoding 30S ribosomal protein S20, with protein sequence MPNIKASILSVKSDAKRRAKNAAEKSRVRTASRRVLDAVEAGNVDEAKSLLTAACKTIDMAAANHVFHKNCAARKKSRLARKVNALAK encoded by the coding sequence TTGCCGAATATTAAAGCATCTATTCTTAGTGTAAAATCTGACGCTAAGCGCCGTGCGAAGAACGCTGCTGAGAAGTCCCGTGTACGCACTGCTTCCCGTCGTGTTCTCGACGCTGTTGAGGCTGGAAACGTTGATGAAGCGAAATCCCTCCTCACGGCTGCTTGCAAGACTATCGACATGGCTGCTGCTAACCACGTGTTCCACAAGAACTGCGCAGCTCGCAAAAAGTCCCGTCTGGCTCGCAAAGTGAATGCACTCGCTAAGTAA
- a CDS encoding DeoR/GlpR family DNA-binding transcription regulator: MHVRHSKLLSLVNQHNRIAVTDLAKALDVSEVTIRKDLNLLEKKGLLRREHGYARLTTSDDIGNHLSFNYEVKLRIARRAAESVHNGETIMIESGSCCALLAEEIAANRRDVTIITNSAFIADYIRKYPNVRVILLGGEYQKESQVMVGPMIRSCVRDFYVSKFFVGIDGVDNLGFMSNDLMRAEAARVMAERAEQTIILTESAKFKVHGTVMLLPYANVSALFTDDLAASNTLSNLHEQGIHVYPVGSK; the protein is encoded by the coding sequence ATGCATGTTCGCCATAGCAAGTTACTGAGCCTTGTCAATCAGCACAACCGCATTGCGGTGACGGATTTAGCCAAGGCGTTGGACGTTTCCGAGGTCACCATCCGCAAGGATTTGAATCTGCTGGAAAAAAAGGGCTTATTGCGCCGGGAACACGGTTATGCCCGGCTTACCACCAGTGATGATATCGGCAACCACCTTTCCTTTAACTACGAAGTGAAACTGCGCATTGCCCGCCGGGCAGCAGAGAGCGTCCATAACGGGGAAACCATCATGATTGAATCCGGCAGCTGCTGCGCCCTGCTGGCAGAAGAAATTGCGGCTAACCGCCGGGATGTAACCATCATCACCAACTCCGCTTTTATTGCCGACTACATCCGCAAATATCCCAATGTACGGGTGATTCTTTTGGGCGGCGAGTATCAGAAGGAATCACAGGTCATGGTGGGTCCTATGATTCGCAGCTGTGTCCGGGATTTCTATGTGAGCAAATTCTTCGTGGGCATTGACGGTGTGGATAATCTTGGCTTTATGTCCAATGATTTGATGCGCGCCGAAGCCGCCCGCGTTATGGCTGAACGGGCAGAACAAACCATCATCCTCACCGAGTCCGCCAAATTCAAGGTTCACGGTACGGTAATGCTGCTTCCCTACGCGAATGTCTCCGCCCTCTTTACCGATGACCTGGCCGCAAGCAATACCTTGAGCAACTTACACGAACAGGGCATTCACGTTTATCCGGTAGGCAGCAAATAA